One genomic segment of Capricornis sumatraensis isolate serow.1 chromosome X, serow.2, whole genome shotgun sequence includes these proteins:
- the DGAT2L6 gene encoding diacylglycerol O-acyltransferase 2-like protein 6: MAMAFLSRLNLQEILQTLSILQWVPVYIFLGAIPIILIPYFLVFTKFWMVSVLALAWLAYDWNTHSQGGRRSAWVRNWTIWKYFRNYFPVMLVKTHDLSPRQNYIIASHPHGILPYGIFINFATETTGFARIFPAITPYIATLEGIFWIPIVREYVMSMGVCPVSELALKYLLTQKGSGNAVVIVVGGAAEALLCHPGASTVFLKQRKGFVKVALKTGAYLVPSYSFGQNEVHNQETFPEGTWKRFFQKTFQNTFKKILGLNFCTFHGRGLIRGFWGFLPFNHPITTVVGEPLPIPRIKKPNKETVDKYHALYINALRKLFDEHKVQYGLSETQELTII; the protein is encoded by the exons GAGCTATTCCTATTATCCTTATACCCTACTTTCTGGTGTTCACTAAGTTCTGGATGGTGTCTGTGCTCGCCTTAGCCTGGCTCGCCTATGACTGGAACACCCACAGTCAAG GTGGTAGACGTTCAGCTTGGGTACGAAACTGGACAATCTGGAAATATTTCCGAAATTACTTCCCAGTAATG CTGGTGAAGACTCATGACCTCTCTCCCAGACAAAACTATATCATTGCCAGCCACCCCCATGGCATACTCCCTTATGGTATCTTCATCAACTTTGCCACTGAGACCACTGGCTTTGCTCGAATTTTCCCAGCCATCACTCCTTATATAGCGACCTTGgaagggatcttctggatcccAATTGTGCGAGAATATGTGATGTCAATGG GTGTGTGCCCAGTGAGTGAGTTGGCCTTGAAGTATTTGCTGACCCAGAAAGGCTCAGGCAATGCTGTGGTTATTGTGGTGGGTGGAGCTGCTGAAGCCCTCTTGTGCCACCCAGGAGCCTCTACTGTCTTCCTTAAACAGCGTAAAGGTTTTGTGAAGGTGGCACTGAAGACAGG AGCATACCTTGTCCCTTCCTATTCCTTTGGACAGAATGAAGTTCACAATCAAGAGACCTTCCCTGAGGGCACGTGGAAAAGGTTCTTCCAAAAAACCTTCCAGAACACATTCAAAAAAATCCTGGGACTAAATTTCTGTACCTTCCATGGCCGGGGCCTCATTCGAGGATTCTGGGGATTCCTGCCTTTCAATCATCCCATTACCACAGTTG TTGGGGAGCCCCTGCCAATTCCCAGGATAAAGAAGCCAAACAAGGAGACAGTGGACAAGTACCATGCACTCTACATCAATGCCCTTCGGAAGCTATTTGATGAGCACAAAGTTCAGTATGGTCTGTCTGAGACCCAGGAGCTGACAATCATCTAA